A region from the Vibrio rumoiensis genome encodes:
- a CDS encoding NAD-dependent succinate-semialdehyde dehydrogenase, with product MNHHSGYHTNNSDYKASHEMMTLLDDVRLVRNHAYINGKWQCGEHFHAVENPANNQTIGYISMLSEQQIDDAIESADQAFHPWRKLSVDQRAEYLMNWYYAILESKQDLAHLMVVEQGKTLAEALGEIEYGASFVRWFAEEARRSYGQTIPSHIQNAQLSTLREPIGVAALITPWNFPNAMITRKAAAALAIGCPVVIKPASDTPFSALALAELVDRCGFPAGVFNVVTGDAAMISKQLCSATQVKALSFTGSTAVGKRLLKQAAETVKKCSMELGGNAPFIVLDDMDIEQAVDAAIDAKFQTSGQDCLAANRIFVPRRHYEAFLTKFAESMKQIVVGNGLDPKVTLGPLISVNAAKNATRLVNDAIEKGARVIAQYQGHLSGPNFFAPTLLADVTPDMAVYREENFCPIAGVLPYDDLEQVIDMSNETEYGLAAYVYGHNIHDIWRCMRGLEFGMVSVNSVKMTGGPIPFGGVKQSGLGREGSCHGFDEFSEIKYCCLGQLPTASGS from the coding sequence ATGAATCATCATTCTGGTTATCACACCAATAACAGTGACTATAAAGCATCGCATGAAATGATGACGTTGCTTGATGATGTTCGTTTGGTGAGAAACCACGCCTATATCAATGGTAAATGGCAATGTGGTGAGCATTTCCATGCGGTTGAAAATCCAGCGAATAATCAAACCATCGGCTACATCAGCATGCTTAGTGAACAGCAAATTGATGATGCGATTGAGTCGGCGGATCAAGCGTTTCACCCATGGCGAAAATTGAGTGTCGATCAGCGCGCTGAGTATTTGATGAACTGGTATTACGCCATTTTAGAATCAAAACAAGATCTCGCGCATTTGATGGTGGTGGAACAAGGCAAAACGCTCGCTGAAGCACTTGGTGAGATTGAGTATGGGGCCTCGTTTGTTCGCTGGTTTGCCGAAGAAGCGCGTCGCAGTTATGGACAAACCATTCCAAGTCATATTCAAAATGCGCAACTTTCAACGTTAAGAGAGCCGATTGGCGTTGCCGCATTAATTACCCCCTGGAATTTTCCCAATGCCATGATCACTCGTAAAGCAGCCGCCGCTCTTGCGATTGGTTGCCCTGTGGTAATTAAACCGGCCAGTGACACGCCATTTTCCGCGTTGGCATTAGCTGAATTGGTTGATCGTTGTGGTTTTCCTGCTGGGGTTTTTAATGTGGTCACCGGTGATGCGGCGATGATCTCCAAACAATTATGTTCAGCGACTCAAGTGAAGGCGTTGTCATTTACCGGTTCGACAGCGGTAGGAAAGCGATTACTCAAGCAAGCGGCTGAAACCGTTAAAAAATGCAGCATGGAGTTAGGCGGTAATGCACCGTTTATTGTGTTGGATGATATGGATATTGAGCAGGCTGTTGACGCTGCCATTGATGCGAAATTTCAAACGTCGGGACAAGACTGTTTAGCGGCCAATCGCATCTTTGTGCCACGTCGTCACTATGAAGCATTCTTGACCAAGTTTGCCGAATCAATGAAGCAGATCGTTGTCGGTAATGGGCTGGATCCTAAAGTCACTCTTGGGCCGCTTATTTCCGTTAATGCGGCTAAAAACGCGACTCGCCTTGTCAATGATGCTATTGAGAAAGGCGCGCGTGTTATTGCCCAATATCAAGGGCATTTATCTGGACCTAACTTTTTTGCCCCGACCTTACTGGCCGATGTGACTCCGGACATGGCGGTGTATCGAGAGGAGAATTTTTGCCCAATCGCAGGGGTGTTGCCTTATGACGACTTAGAGCAAGTGATCGACATGAGTAATGAGACTGAATATGGCTTAGCGGCTTATGTATATGGTCACAATATTCATGATATTTGGCGCTGTATGCGAGGGTTGGAGTTTGGCATGGTGAGTGTTAATTCCGTCAAGATGACCGGTGGACCCATTCCATTTGGCGGCGTTAAACAATCGGGTCTCGGACGAGAAGGAAGTTGCCACGGCTTTGATGAATTCAGTGAGATTAAATATTGCTGCTTAGGGCAACTGCCAACGGCGAGTGGTTCTTGA
- a CDS encoding potassium channel family protein, with amino-acid sequence MKSSIKQFAVIGLGRFGRSVCEELCDAGAEVLAIDINEERVKNVSSIATNAIVANCANEETAQELKLEEYDMVMVAIGSDVNASILTTLVVKELGAKNVWVKANDKFHAKILQKIGADHVILPERDMGIRVARKMLDRRVFDFHDIGSGLAISEIVIALKNMGKKLGDLSLCKDPEMKVLAIKRGSEIIDSPEYDTALEMGDILFIIGPQESMVHRMKSM; translated from the coding sequence ATGAAATCTTCAATTAAACAATTTGCAGTTATTGGATTAGGACGCTTCGGGCGCTCAGTCTGTGAAGAATTATGTGATGCGGGTGCGGAAGTCCTGGCGATCGATATCAATGAAGAGAGAGTGAAAAATGTTTCCTCGATCGCGACGAATGCGATTGTAGCGAATTGTGCCAATGAAGAAACCGCTCAAGAATTAAAGCTTGAAGAATACGATATGGTGATGGTGGCAATTGGTTCTGATGTTAATGCGAGCATTCTCACCACTTTAGTGGTTAAAGAGTTGGGTGCAAAAAATGTTTGGGTGAAAGCGAACGATAAATTCCACGCTAAGATTTTACAGAAGATTGGTGCGGATCATGTGATTTTACCTGAAAGAGATATGGGCATTCGTGTCGCACGTAAAATGTTAGATCGACGCGTGTTTGATTTTCATGATATCGGCAGTGGCTTAGCGATCAGTGAAATTGTGATTGCGCTTAAAAATATGGGCAAGAAATTGGGTGATTTATCTTTGTGTAAAGACCCTGAAATGAAAGTGCTTGCGATTAAACGTGGTTCGGAAATTATTGATTCACCTGAGTACGACACTGCGCTTGAAATGGGCGATATTCTGTTCATTATTGGGCCACAAGAATCGATGGTTCATCGAATGAAGTCTATGTAA
- a CDS encoding nucleotidyl transferase AbiEii/AbiGii toxin family protein: MSKYLELSASEKREALLAAEEQHVSKLPAYIIEKDYWVTQTLNILYTKIAPTFSEKCDKPFLFKGGTSLSKGYSLINRMSEDIDLSFSLNLLECKPIDLEEVTGRKARQTAAIAIDTKAEELIKQQLIDQLTEHLQALDTGVKIEIESDAPLNIAIYYPKALNEDEYGSSAQQRVLLETGGRSDNQPDKLIEINHMLGEAIPDLLDDGFDVLTLSPERTILEKMFAIHTNHVKESLADKHARHLYDIVEIDSKFPEWCTNRALFEVVVNFCDVYYKWHADSCSSALKGPLMLVPQNQDMTDKYKQDWESMADMFPKAELPYSFEDLIDNVKSIEAKANGSFYA; the protein is encoded by the coding sequence TTGAGCAAATATTTAGAGCTATCTGCTTCTGAGAAACGTGAAGCATTATTGGCAGCAGAAGAGCAGCATGTAAGTAAACTTCCTGCGTACATAATTGAAAAAGATTATTGGGTTACACAGACTTTAAACATTCTCTACACTAAGATTGCACCTACTTTTTCTGAGAAATGTGATAAGCCATTTCTCTTTAAAGGTGGAACGAGTCTTTCTAAAGGTTACAGCCTAATCAATAGAATGTCTGAAGATATAGACCTATCTTTTTCTTTAAACCTTCTTGAGTGTAAACCTATTGACTTAGAGGAAGTAACCGGTAGGAAAGCCAGACAAACCGCAGCTATAGCAATCGATACAAAAGCTGAAGAGTTAATAAAGCAACAGCTCATTGACCAACTTACTGAACATTTACAAGCTCTGGATACAGGAGTCAAAATTGAGATTGAATCTGATGCACCACTCAACATCGCCATATACTATCCTAAAGCTCTAAACGAGGATGAATATGGAAGTTCTGCTCAACAAAGAGTTTTGCTCGAAACTGGTGGGCGTTCTGATAATCAGCCTGACAAATTGATTGAGATTAATCATATGTTGGGCGAGGCTATACCAGATCTTTTAGATGATGGTTTTGATGTTTTAACCTTGTCTCCTGAAAGAACAATTTTAGAAAAGATGTTCGCAATACACACGAACCATGTGAAAGAGTCCTTAGCTGATAAACATGCTCGACATCTTTATGATATTGTCGAAATTGATTCGAAATTCCCAGAATGGTGTACAAATAGAGCTTTGTTCGAAGTTGTGGTTAACTTTTGCGATGTCTACTACAAATGGCACGCTGATTCATGCTCATCAGCTTTGAAGGGACCGTTAATGCTTGTCCCTCAGAATCAAGACATGACGGATAAGTATAAACAGGATTGGGAAAGCATGGCTGATATGTTCCCTAAAGCTGAACTGCCCTATTCATTCGAAGATTTAATAGATAATGTTAAGTCGATTGAAGCTAAGGCAAATGGTAGCTTCTACGCTTGA
- a CDS encoding AAA family ATPase, protein MITQINLGDVASYRNTTSLNTDKKVNIIYGLNGAGKSTFSNYFYKPCDGKYHKCSHTDDGSKVLVYNQGFIRDNFYTEDTINGIFSLSKENKVAKEKIEQIAKELDQKNIDSEKYRDKIQKQKGDISKAKEKAQKVVWDIKKNYSGGDRVLEFCLSGLMGKKETLFEHLASIPLASVKPKKTIDQLKEDVAAINGDKATTHSVLPKITLSELSVEDIELLNEVIVGNEDSAVAKLITELNNSDWVSDGLQYLDNIEDDTCPFCQSKTITADLIKQIRDYFDESYEESKTKISNILIKYKKIVDSFTDLETYKITPFAADKLAEMTESHSSIHEILNSNLRKIEQKEHTPSIKVELEGFSAHVTSFNQYVEQVNQSIGAHNQRIANSSNELQKIKNEFWQIVRWEYDQTIKSFDTIESDGNAEIKKLTASKNTVDSEIVSLEEDRVKYQKQTISIEESIININKGLSDIGITDFYIESCGDELYRLVRSGSEGSIFLSLSEGEKMIISFLYFRELFRGKQTADEAHVKKIAVIDDPVSSLSHIFVYNIGQLIKNDFFNSKNLEQVFVLTHSLYFFYELVDANHKRRKANQSLFRLSKNMKGTTIDTMNYEEVQNDYQSYWSVINDENQPPALIANCMRNVVEYFFNFVQKSDLSNVMQKPELQEVKYQAFIRYINRESHSLGQNIFDFKEFDYGAFRDGLKFIFEDTGYSDHYQKMSQI, encoded by the coding sequence ATGATTACACAAATAAACCTTGGTGATGTAGCAAGTTATCGAAACACAACATCGCTCAATACAGACAAGAAAGTGAACATAATCTATGGCTTAAACGGGGCGGGGAAAAGCACTTTCTCTAACTACTTTTACAAACCATGTGACGGAAAATACCACAAATGTTCGCATACTGATGATGGTTCAAAAGTTCTTGTTTATAATCAGGGATTTATAAGAGATAACTTTTACACAGAAGACACAATTAATGGAATATTCAGTCTTTCAAAAGAGAATAAGGTAGCCAAAGAAAAGATTGAACAAATAGCGAAAGAACTTGATCAAAAAAACATCGACAGTGAAAAGTATCGAGATAAGATCCAGAAGCAAAAAGGTGATATATCTAAAGCCAAAGAAAAAGCACAAAAGGTCGTTTGGGATATCAAGAAAAACTACTCTGGTGGTGATCGAGTTCTTGAGTTTTGTCTCTCAGGTTTAATGGGTAAGAAAGAAACACTATTTGAGCATTTAGCTTCTATACCTTTAGCTTCCGTGAAGCCTAAGAAAACGATTGACCAGCTCAAAGAAGACGTTGCCGCTATAAATGGCGATAAAGCTACCACTCATTCCGTTTTACCCAAAATCACTTTATCTGAACTATCAGTAGAAGATATAGAACTACTGAACGAGGTCATTGTAGGTAATGAAGATAGTGCTGTTGCAAAGCTGATCACAGAGTTAAACAACTCCGATTGGGTAAGTGATGGGCTTCAATATCTCGACAACATCGAGGATGATACATGTCCTTTTTGCCAATCCAAAACGATTACAGCCGATTTAATAAAGCAGATTAGAGATTACTTTGATGAATCTTATGAAGAAAGTAAAACAAAAATCAGCAATATCCTCATCAAATACAAAAAAATAGTCGATTCCTTTACTGACTTAGAAACATACAAAATTACTCCATTTGCAGCCGATAAGTTGGCTGAGATGACAGAATCACATTCGTCAATACATGAAATACTAAACTCGAACTTACGCAAGATTGAACAAAAAGAACACACTCCAAGCATTAAGGTTGAATTGGAAGGCTTTAGTGCGCATGTAACATCATTCAACCAGTATGTAGAACAGGTAAACCAAAGCATTGGTGCTCATAATCAAAGAATTGCCAATTCAAGTAATGAATTACAGAAAATTAAAAATGAGTTCTGGCAGATTGTTCGTTGGGAGTACGATCAGACGATCAAGAGCTTTGATACCATTGAAAGCGATGGTAATGCAGAAATTAAAAAACTAACGGCAAGTAAAAATACTGTAGATTCTGAGATTGTAAGTCTGGAAGAAGATCGAGTTAAGTATCAGAAACAAACGATAAGTATCGAAGAATCAATAATTAATATCAACAAAGGTCTTTCTGATATTGGCATAACTGACTTTTATATTGAGAGTTGTGGAGATGAACTGTATCGCCTTGTAAGGTCTGGTTCTGAAGGTTCAATCTTTTTATCGTTGTCAGAAGGTGAAAAGATGATTATAAGCTTTTTGTACTTCAGAGAACTGTTTCGTGGCAAACAAACAGCAGATGAAGCTCATGTTAAGAAAATTGCTGTGATTGACGATCCAGTATCAAGCCTTTCTCATATATTTGTTTATAACATCGGTCAGCTCATCAAAAATGACTTCTTCAATTCAAAAAACTTGGAACAAGTTTTTGTGCTGACGCATAGCTTGTATTTTTTCTATGAGCTGGTGGACGCAAATCATAAACGAAGAAAAGCAAATCAATCGTTATTCAGATTGTCTAAGAATATGAAAGGCACGACTATCGACACCATGAATTACGAAGAAGTGCAGAATGACTATCAATCGTACTGGTCTGTGATAAATGACGAAAATCAACCACCTGCATTGATTGCAAACTGTATGCGCAACGTGGTGGAGTATTTCTTCAACTTCGTTCAAAAGTCAGATCTAAGCAACGTGATGCAAAAACCTGAGCTTCAAGAAGTCAAATATCAAGCGTTCATTAGATACATAAACCGTGAATCACATTCACTTGGACAGAATATCTTTGACTTCAAAGAGTTTGATTATGGGGCGTTTAGAGATGGACTTAAGTTCATTTTCGAAGATACAGGTTACAGTGATCACTACCAGAAAATGTCTCAGATATAA
- a CDS encoding TrkH family potassium uptake protein, with translation MKLLETRGSVFTIKQDGEKKGWSEPKIILGSFLSILVPAAILLTLPIFSVSGLSFTDALFTATSAISVTGLGVVDTGQHFTIEGQILLLLLMQIGGLGQMTLSAVLLYIFGVRLSLKQQAVAKEALGQDKNVNLKKLVIKIIIFACVAELIGMAILAFTWVPEMGWGKGLYYSLFHAVSAFNNAGFSLFSDSIMGYVGNPALVIPLAGLFIIGGIGFTVITDVSANWRRGFRGFNLHTKIMLTATPALLLFGTVMLWLLERNNPATMGHLSEGSQWLAAFFQSATARTAGFNSVDISQLTQPALLIMIVLMLIGAGSASTGGGIKVSTFVVAIVATWSFLRQKQHAVIFRRTVSWPKVTRALAIIVVSGIILTASMFLLMLTEKASFSVVMFETISAFATVGVSAGLTAELSEPGKYIMVVIMIIGRIGPLTLAYMLAKPKPTLLKYPEDNVLTG, from the coding sequence ATGAAACTATTAGAAACTCGAGGTTCAGTATTCACCATTAAACAAGATGGTGAAAAGAAAGGTTGGTCTGAACCGAAAATTATACTAGGCAGTTTCCTTTCGATTTTAGTGCCAGCGGCAATATTACTGACGTTACCCATTTTTTCTGTATCCGGTTTGTCATTCACTGATGCGCTATTCACCGCTACTTCCGCAATTAGTGTAACCGGTCTAGGGGTGGTTGATACTGGGCAGCATTTTACGATTGAAGGCCAAATATTGCTGTTATTGTTGATGCAAATTGGTGGTTTGGGACAAATGACCTTATCGGCCGTTTTGTTGTATATTTTCGGTGTTCGTCTCAGCTTAAAGCAACAAGCGGTTGCGAAAGAAGCACTGGGGCAAGATAAAAATGTTAACCTCAAAAAGTTGGTGATTAAGATTATTATCTTTGCTTGCGTCGCGGAATTAATTGGCATGGCCATATTGGCCTTTACCTGGGTTCCGGAAATGGGATGGGGAAAAGGCTTATACTATTCTTTATTTCATGCCGTATCCGCTTTTAATAACGCAGGCTTTTCATTGTTTTCCGATAGTATCATGGGTTATGTGGGCAATCCGGCGTTAGTGATTCCACTTGCGGGTTTATTTATTATTGGCGGTATTGGTTTTACTGTTATTACCGATGTGAGTGCGAATTGGCGCCGTGGGTTTCGTGGTTTTAATTTGCATACCAAGATTATGTTAACGGCAACGCCAGCGTTATTGTTGTTTGGTACCGTTATGTTGTGGTTGTTGGAGCGTAATAACCCTGCCACCATGGGACATTTGTCGGAAGGCAGTCAGTGGTTAGCGGCGTTTTTCCAATCTGCGACGGCGCGTACAGCTGGTTTTAATAGTGTTGATATTAGCCAATTGACGCAGCCAGCCTTGCTTATCATGATCGTATTAATGTTGATCGGGGCAGGCTCGGCTTCTACTGGTGGCGGTATCAAGGTATCAACGTTTGTTGTCGCTATTGTTGCTACTTGGTCTTTTTTAAGACAAAAACAACATGCGGTGATCTTCCGCAGAACGGTTAGTTGGCCAAAAGTGACGCGAGCATTAGCGATTATTGTGGTGAGCGGTATTATTTTAACGGCATCGATGTTTTTATTAATGCTTACCGAAAAAGCCAGTTTTAGTGTGGTGATGTTTGAAACTATTTCAGCATTTGCAACCGTAGGTGTATCAGCAGGGTTGACGGCTGAATTGTCTGAACCCGGTAAATACATTATGGTTGTGATTATGATTATTGGTCGTATCGGTCCTTTGACATTGGCCTATATGTTGGCAAAACCAAAGCCAACTTTATTGAAATATCCAGAAGATAACGTCCTTACTGGTTAA
- a CDS encoding mechanosensitive ion channel family protein, whose product MKAFFDSIYNFLTEHSYNWATDLIAIGLFSFVVWLIWRFVYSRLISITDRTALQWDDVIVHSLQAPVSTLIWCWPMLIGIGVLLEDLLDRSISWIYTVQILMCICLIVWTLFRLVSNVELVVLRNNKRDETTVHALSKVVRSIIFVIGAMTVMQTLGLSLSGLLTFGGVGGLIVGLAAKDLLSNFFGGMMVYLDRPFKVGDWIRSPDRNIEGTVEKIGWRMTIIRTFDKRPLYVPNAIFSNIVVENPSRMHNRQINEIIGLRYDDAHKVDAIIKDVREMVTNHPDIDSRQTIIVNFNTFGQSSLNFFIYAFTKTVAWVRFHEVKQDVLLQALKIVHKHGADVAFPTQTLHMHSVSPEPDTIHNPNTQQTNESSTHEKAKLSIKMK is encoded by the coding sequence TTGAAAGCATTTTTCGATAGCATTTATAATTTTCTCACAGAACATTCTTATAATTGGGCGACCGATTTAATTGCCATTGGTCTGTTCAGTTTCGTCGTTTGGTTAATTTGGCGCTTTGTATACTCTCGCCTTATCAGTATTACTGATCGCACGGCTTTACAGTGGGACGATGTCATCGTTCACTCATTACAAGCACCTGTTAGTACCTTAATATGGTGTTGGCCAATGCTGATAGGTATTGGTGTTTTACTCGAAGATTTATTAGATCGTTCAATTAGCTGGATTTACACTGTCCAAATTCTAATGTGTATTTGCTTGATAGTTTGGACCTTATTCAGACTCGTCAGCAATGTCGAATTAGTCGTATTGCGTAATAATAAACGGGATGAAACCACCGTTCACGCTCTGTCTAAAGTCGTTCGCTCTATTATCTTTGTTATCGGCGCAATGACTGTCATGCAAACTTTAGGCTTAAGTCTTTCTGGTTTGCTAACGTTTGGTGGTGTCGGTGGTTTAATTGTTGGTCTAGCAGCCAAAGATCTGCTATCAAATTTCTTTGGTGGAATGATGGTCTACCTAGATCGTCCTTTTAAAGTCGGAGACTGGATTCGCTCACCAGATAGAAATATCGAAGGAACGGTTGAAAAAATTGGCTGGCGCATGACGATAATCAGAACCTTTGATAAACGTCCTTTATACGTGCCTAATGCGATTTTTAGCAATATTGTGGTAGAAAACCCATCACGAATGCACAACCGACAAATCAATGAAATCATTGGCTTACGCTACGATGATGCACATAAAGTCGATGCGATCATTAAAGACGTCCGCGAAATGGTGACCAATCACCCTGATATTGACTCTCGCCAAACCATTATCGTTAACTTCAATACCTTTGGTCAGTCATCATTGAATTTCTTTATTTATGCTTTCACTAAAACCGTTGCTTGGGTACGCTTTCATGAAGTCAAACAAGATGTTTTATTGCAAGCGCTAAAGATTGTGCATAAACATGGTGCCGATGTGGCATTTCCGACACAAACGCTGCATATGCATTCTGTTTCGCCAGAACCGGACACAATACATAACCCAAATACACAACAAACTAATGAAAGCTCAACTCATGAGAAAGCGAAGCTTTCAATCAAAATGAAATAA
- a CDS encoding YccF domain-containing protein, with the protein MRTIGNILWFLLGGVFMGLFWWLAGLICIVSIICIPWAKSCFVIGTFTFFPFGKEAVKRNELTFKDDIGTGFLGLLGNVVWFLFAGVWLAIGHLTSALACFVTIIGIPFGIQHIKLAVISLAPIGQTIIKKY; encoded by the coding sequence ATGCGCACAATTGGTAATATTTTATGGTTCTTACTCGGTGGCGTGTTCATGGGGTTATTTTGGTGGTTAGCCGGCTTGATTTGTATTGTGAGCATTATTTGCATTCCTTGGGCTAAATCTTGTTTTGTTATTGGAACATTTACTTTCTTTCCATTTGGTAAAGAAGCCGTAAAACGGAACGAATTAACGTTTAAAGACGATATTGGTACTGGTTTTTTAGGTTTACTAGGAAATGTCGTTTGGTTTCTGTTTGCAGGTGTTTGGCTTGCTATAGGCCATCTAACCTCAGCATTAGCTTGTTTTGTAACGATCATCGGTATTCCATTTGGAATTCAACATATTAAATTAGCGGTGATCTCACTTGCGCCAATTGGCCAAACAATCATTAAAAAGTATTAA
- a CDS encoding aspartate aminotransferase family protein, with the protein MTKSTEQLLKTDRESIFHSSTHLKQYAAGELPGRIITGAKGLKITDSQGIELLDGFAGLYCVNIGYGREEMADAIYEQAKKLAYYHTYVGHTNEALIELSDRILKMAPQGMSKVYYGLSGSDANETQLKLVWYYNNARGKPEKKKVISRERGYHGSSIASGSMTGLPIFHAHFDLPLERIKHTMSPYYYRREVDNMSEEEFSQLCADQLEAQILKEDPDTVAAMIAEPVLGTGGIVPPPSGYWPAIRKVLDKYDILLIADEVVCGFGRLGVNFGSDLYQMKPDLMTVAKGLTSAYLPLSGVIIGEKVWSVLEDGTDQWGAIGHGYTYSGHPMGAAAALCNLNIIEREGLVENSRVVGQYLQQQMHAKFADHPMVGDTRGVGMLHGLEFSSDKYHRTQFDPSLKVGPQVAAACLERGLIARAMPHGDILGFAPPLVATTSDVDQMVEITEQAVNQVMDSLVKQKLWY; encoded by the coding sequence ATGACTAAATCAACCGAACAACTTTTAAAAACCGACCGCGAAAGCATTTTTCACTCTTCCACCCACTTAAAGCAATACGCAGCGGGAGAGTTACCTGGTCGTATCATCACAGGGGCCAAAGGGCTAAAGATCACCGACTCACAGGGCATTGAATTACTGGATGGGTTTGCCGGTTTATATTGCGTCAACATTGGTTATGGACGTGAGGAAATGGCCGATGCTATTTATGAACAGGCGAAGAAACTGGCGTATTATCATACCTATGTAGGTCACACCAATGAGGCACTGATAGAGCTTTCTGATCGGATTTTAAAAATGGCGCCACAGGGTATGAGCAAGGTGTACTACGGTTTATCGGGCAGTGACGCGAATGAAACACAGCTTAAATTGGTGTGGTATTACAATAATGCTCGAGGAAAGCCTGAGAAGAAAAAAGTCATCTCCCGTGAGCGTGGTTATCATGGTTCCAGTATTGCGTCTGGTTCTATGACTGGATTGCCGATTTTTCATGCGCATTTTGATCTGCCGCTTGAGCGTATTAAACACACGATGTCGCCTTATTATTATCGCCGTGAAGTGGATAATATGAGTGAAGAGGAGTTCTCTCAATTATGTGCCGATCAACTTGAAGCTCAGATTCTAAAAGAAGACCCCGATACCGTCGCCGCTATGATTGCCGAGCCAGTCTTAGGTACAGGGGGAATCGTTCCGCCGCCAAGTGGTTATTGGCCTGCAATTCGTAAAGTGCTCGATAAATACGATATTTTATTGATTGCCGATGAAGTCGTGTGTGGCTTTGGTCGCTTGGGGGTGAACTTTGGCTCGGATTTATATCAAATGAAACCGGATCTTATGACGGTCGCCAAAGGGCTTACTTCGGCTTATCTGCCATTATCGGGTGTGATTATTGGCGAAAAAGTGTGGTCGGTTTTAGAAGATGGAACTGACCAATGGGGGGCGATTGGTCATGGTTATACCTATTCGGGACATCCAATGGGAGCCGCCGCCGCGTTATGTAATTTGAATATTATTGAACGCGAAGGGCTGGTGGAAAATAGTCGAGTGGTTGGGCAATATCTGCAACAACAAATGCACGCTAAATTTGCCGACCATCCGATGGTGGGTGACACCCGTGGTGTAGGTATGTTGCATGGTTTGGAGTTTTCATCAGATAAATATCACCGTACTCAATTTGATCCTAGCTTAAAGGTTGGGCCACAAGTTGCGGCAGCTTGTTTAGAGCGAGGATTGATTGCTAGAGCGATGCCACATGGGGATATTTTAGGGTTTGCTCCGCCATTAGTCGCCACAACCAGTGATGTTGATCAAATGGTTGAGATCACCGAACAGGCGGTCAATCAGGTGATGGATTCTTTAGTGAAACAAAAATTGTGGTACTAG